CATCGGGGGAAATGAATTGTAGCAAAGTTGTCCATTCAACAATAAAAACATCCTGAAGGCTGTTTGTTGTTCTTTAATTCCTTTCCTGGAAAGGCCGGGAACCTGTATGCGCTCGGGTGGAACATTCGTGCCGGGGCGGCCCAAGTCATCGCACTGTCCTCGCTgcgctgcagcagctgggcGCTGTCCCCTACCCTCGGAGCTCTACTCTGTGATGAGAAACCCCCTTTACTAACGCCATTAACAAGCAAATACCGCTCTCTCACTGTCCCGCCCGCAGGCCGGGACCCGGCCCGGCCAGGACGCGCTCCCCAGCCCGCCATGGCGGCGGCCCCGCCTTCCCGCGCGGCCCCCCCCGCGCTCTGATTGGGCGGGCGGGCCAGGGGCGGGCCCAGCGCGCCCGAGCCGCGCTGCGATTGGCTGCGGGCGGGGCGGAAGAGCGCGTTCCCCAGGAGACGGCCCGAGGGGAGGGGGCGCCGCGCCGGCCTGAGGGCAGTGAgtgcgggcgggcggcgcggggccgcggtCCCGGAACGGGAGAGGGGACGCGGGGCCGCGGTCCCGGAGAACGGGGGGGATGCCACTGCCGAGGCGCTTTGTGGAGAGGGAGAGCGACGGCCCGCTGTCCTGGGTCCCTTTGAGGAAAGGGAGAGAGGCGGACTGGGTGccgggggagggacagggcttggagggCTTTGCCCCCTGCCGGGACTGAGGATGGGGAGGCGAGGGCCGCGCtcagctcctgccgtgttcGCGGTGgggccccggggctgctcccagggccgGCGGTGGGTACAGCCCAGCGAGGGTGGCGGGAGCAGCGGGGTCCCACCGCCAGCGGCCCCGGGGTGCGTGTGCCCTGTTCCCGGCGTGGATCGGCATCTGCTGACgggccgggacacagcccctgGCATCGCTATCCAAAGCCTGGCCTGCGAGCCGGGTCTGggacacactggagcagggtggCACTTTCGTCTTATCTGGCTTCAGTTCTATAATAGCCATAGATGTTTCAGGAGAAAAGATGTAGAGGTGACCCGAAACCCCTTTATAGGGACTGGTTGCATTTTGAGCCCTGTTCTCTGAATAGGTAGAAAAAGTTTCTTGAGAATTTGGGTTATTAAAGAGAAGTAGTAGAAATAACTTTGGAAGAATGTGATGTTGGAATTCctatgtttaaaaattaaaatttatctCCTGATTTGCTCTTTGGGAAATGTATGGTAATTTAGCAATTGAATTTGTATTAACACTAAGTCATGTTATTCCTTAGCACTTTGgtcaaaaagaagaaataaccaCTAACAGCAGCAACATACAGATTATCTCTTCCACTCTGGCTAGGCAGGAACAATGGAGACTTCTGATGGAGAAAGTTTGGGTGTAGCCACGTGAGTATGCTGCATTCTCATGTGTCAGATTTTCAATAAGCTAATTGCTAATTAAAATATCTTAATAGGAATATAATTACACGAATGAACTTACACCATGCTGATTAGTAGATTCTGCCTCAGGAGAACAAAGGTGCAGAATGCAAAGCTGCAAGAGGAAATAACATCAGTGCAGAGTTTAGGTGAACTAAATATCACTGTGGTCAGTGTAGCACTGGGTACCTCTGCTGAGGGATCAGAGCAAGCTGAAAGGCttgaaaattgctttttctgGTGTTCATTTTAAATTCAGAGTTTCTCCTTTTCAAGAGTGTTGTCTTATGTCGTTgatcctgggaggagactcttCCTCTGTGTTTGAGTGCGCTCCTTCTAAACCTGAGACCATTCACAGGTGACCTCAACCAAATTTCACACTGGCAGATCCTAGATGCTGCTTCATCCCACAAGTGTCTGCCATACTCTTCTCCTAAGAGTTGTGGCAGAAGGGGATGTGTGACTGTGCCTCTGTCATGCATGGATTTAACTCTTTCAGCCTCAGACTCTCACAAACAGCCCCATGCCAGGGCTGCTTCAGCAGCACAGGTTGTGCTGGCCCAAACTGGGTGTGACGAGGTGACAGGGAATAAAACCACAGGGTTGGTGAGCACGTGTCTCTGTAGGTGTGCAGATGCACGTGTGTTGTATAAGGAGATGGACCTGGTGTCTTTTGGAACAGTTAAAATTCCATTATTTGCACGGACTTAAACCAGGGTTTAAATTAACActttttctgttgctgttaGGATAAGCTATAAAACTAGCAGTAGCATTTatttggaggggggaaaaagagtgGAAATTATGCATAGCAAAGCCTGCATGCCAAGGGAAGCACTGAGGCCAGGTGAGCTGCCTGGGTGTGTCCCCTGGgccgggctgtgccagccccgctcccggccctgtGCCGCCCTCTCGTGGGCTCTTCCAGGCCTTGCCTTGGCTCCGCTCGTCTCCCAGGATCAGGAATGTTGTTGCTAGGATATCGTTCGCTGAGCTGACGCCTTTTTAAATCAAACGTCTCTTAATTTTTCCTGATCAGAGCGAGCCTGATTATAGGTAAACGGTTGGCTAAACTACTATTGGATTAATTTCACTGTAGTAGTCTCTAATAGCAGAGTAACTTTAATGAGCTTTTCAAAACTGTCTGAAGGGCTATCCTGCTCTGTTTACTGATGAGAAAGAAACATTCAATTGAATTTAAATGGTGCTTTCACTGATCGaagctaatttttttcttaaggacAAATGTCCCTATTTCTTTGAGACTTGTTACTCTCGTGTGAGAAAAGCTTGTCTTTCATCTCTTGGAGAATATAGGAAGAGTTCATCTTCCATTAAAGATGAGCTGTGAATGCCAAAGACATCCTGTGGATTATTTACTGTGTCTGAACAAGTTGCAGAATAATAGATCCAGACTCCTGATGCTTGTACCAAGGGTTTCTTCCCTGGATGACTTCAGATCCATAATGGTGTTTAATATTTGCTCATGATAGAATAATCTTTGGAGAGTCTCCCATTTATTTGGGGCACAAAAGGATGTTTCTtgcataataaaaatatttaagttcTTCAGTTATGTAGTACTTGTGTATACGTTCAGTTTAAGTGGTTCCGCAAGaccaagtatttaaaaatattctctaGAGTGTCTACAGGTCTGTGATCACCATGTGCAGTTAatgcagaaaagagaagggaaactgGTAGCAGCTGGGATTTGTGGGTTGGAAAAGGCTTAATTTGCTGTTCTAATTACACTCTTTACATTCTTTTGCAGCAGAGCTAGAATTATCTTGACAGTAATGCCAGTAAAACAACATTTATTCTTCCTTGCAGTTAGGCACCTTACTGGGAGGAAATAGATTAGAGGCCTGATGAGAATCTCCATGGAGCAGTCTTCTCATCAGTGCCATGGATTATTTTGTGGGTTGAAACTAGGAAGTTTTTCAGTTATCTTGTAGTTACTGGGTTTATTTGTACTTAGGCTTTTGTTAACACTTTTTAATTTTGACTTTAATTTCTGCTGTGGTCAAACTATATGTTTATGCAGTTCTGTCTTCCTTTGCTTTCAGCTCCACCACTTCTGATGAGTTTGATGCAGTTGTTGGCTATCTGGAGGATATCATAATGGGTAAGGTCTGCAAGTAGGTACAGACAACAACAGGGCTGCTAAACATGTTGCCAGCTGCTCTTCTATTAATTAGCCAGCAGAGCTAAAATAGCTCCTGCCTGCTTCGTGGaagctttccttcctttcttcccatgaaCCCCTAACCTGGTAGTGTAGTAAAAATATACATAAAAGTCTTCTGTGTGCTTATGACTCTTGAAAATTATTCTCCACATCACTGCAGTACACTGCTTCTTAGAGAAACAGTAAAGATGCTTGTGCATCTCACAGAGAAATCAAAgctttctgggatttttatggaaaacactgtgaaagataccttcccttccccagctctgcccaaaCTTTTCCTAATTTGTCTGTCAGGATGTTCTTAGAAGCCACCATGGTGTGTCTGGGCAGTTTTTTGCagtgcccagctgctgctgctgcagggagccgTCTGCACTCTGATATAAAGTGTCTGAGCTGCAGACTGAGAGTTGGTGCTGTTCCAGCACTGAAAGCTGCAAGAATGGGGAACCTTATTTCTTTGTATCCAGCCTTAAAGCACAAAGATGgtgatagaatcacagaatgttttgggttggaatggaccttaaagatcactgaacccccctgccatgggcaaggacaccttccactagaccaggttgctcacaatcccatccagcctggcctcaggCAATAAAAGGTGCTCAGTTCTCAAGGCTGTGGCTTTAACTGAGAAGTCAGTGTGTGTAGGGATGTAGTTTACAAGGTGCCAAGGCAGAACTCATGCTGATCAGCCATCAGCTGCTTTATAGGAACAGCACATCGTTTCTTTGGTCACGTCCTTCCCAGAGAGATGCAGATTCTGCAGCCTCAGTTGCCTAGTGATGCAGTTGAATCTGGAGAAATGCTAACAAAACTAATTTGGAACATGTCAGAGTTTGGAAGGCTGAGACTGGTGTCCTTTACCAGTGTTTATAGGTAAACTTTCTCTTTAGACCTGTTCTGTGGAATTCAATAGTGACCTCCCATGTTAATTTTTACTCTTATTTTCTTCCACAACTGGAAAAAAGTTCTTTGGCAATTGGAAATTAATCTGGGAGTTTCACtaatatttgtaaattcaaaggGAAAAACATTGAGTTCTTATAGGGAAGAGGTATTCacttaataaaaaatacagatgtTTTGCTGACTTTAGAGTCAGAGCAAAAAGGGGTTCCAAATAAATAACTTTATTAATAAATGTAGAGCAGGAGGACTGTTTTGGTAATATTTCACCAGCAGCCTGTGTCCTCCCAGAGATGGGTCAGAAGTGGTTTGGCAGCAGCTGCGGTGCTGATGTGATGAACTCTGCACGTGTGCAGGGCTCTGTGGTTAcagcagggaagcagaggaCCAGTGAATGTGGGTTTGTGTAACAGAAAGAATGACCAAACTTGTAACTCTGTGCTGcatttctgttgttgttgtcaGATGATGATTTCCAGTTAATACAGAGGAATTTTTTGGAGAAGCACTACCAGGAGTTTGATGACTCAGAAGAAAACAAGCTCATCTATACTGACAtttttaatgaatatgtaagatgccttttcctatttttcctaTGTATTGCTTTTTTATCTTTATATAGTTTTCCCTTTATAAAATGCTGGCTTACATGGAGCAGATCCCAACATGATTCCTGTCTCCTTCAGAAGCACAGCCATGATCTGCAAGCAAGAAAGGTTTTTCCTGAGGTTTaggttcctttctttttttgtttcatacaAAATTTTCTAGAGATATTTTGTAAGTTGTGTAGCTCTCTTGAACAGAAATTTAGCCTACTGCTGTAGTAAATAATGTGTTTAGCATGTGTGCAaagtttcttcttttccagttgTAGTGTATCTTGTATTGGATAATTCAATCACATCCTTCATGCAAAGCATAATCAAGAAACTAAACCAGTTTACTATTCAGTACCATTAAAtcagttaaaaataatttttttcctaaatacaaATAGTCAGTGTTTGTTCTCACCAATATCCCCAGCAAACAATGTGCAGCTCTGTGCCTCAGGGCTGGTGTGAGAACAGAACCAGCAGCACCCACTGAGGAATCTGCAGTTGTGCCCAGTGAGGATCATGCAGAGTGTCAAGAAGGTGTCAGTGTAAGGATGCTGTTTGAAATCTGCTTCTGAAATCTGTTGTGATCTTATTGGGGTggtttgtctgggtttttttcagatctCTTTAGTAGAGAAGTACATTGAAGAGAAGTTGCTTGATCGGATTCGTGGGTTTGATATGGTTGCTTTCACAGTGTCATTGCAGTAagtctctgctttgcttttggttgaGGGGTGGCTTATGTGCCTCtcagttatttctttttatctaaAGCTTAGGTTTGACTGTTCTCCCCTTAGATACTAGTTCCACtttaacttaaaaaaagaagtgttcACACAGGCAGTGGCTGATCACTTTTCTTGCCTTCAGCATGTCCTGCTACTCTAAATTTCTGAATTGTCATGCTAAAATATATTGGGTTCCAAGGGGTAGGAAGAGAAATTGGATTGAGAGCACTGGAGGATTTTCATATTTCTTGTCACTTTGAAGCCAGATCCTTAAAAGGCTTGGTCTTGTTTATTTCTTCCAGCCACTTCAGTAGCCTGGTGGTGTTTCAGTCATGTGGTTAAATTCTTTCATTGCAATTTTTGTATGGAGCATTCAGAGAAGAGTTTGGTTTGTGTTCAGATTTTGCATCAGGTCATTTTAGCTTAAGCAGCTTCATGAAGAGATTGTTTTTGAAAGATCACTGTTTTTTCCCTTGAATAAGAAAATCAAGTGTAATTGGGAGCTGAGtatcttaaaatatttgaatCTGTTTAATTTGTAATGCTACTTAAATAAAAAGATTTGGTTTTCAAGGACTAATGTGATACTCTTAGGTCTTGGATGTAGATAAATGTAATAATGTAGTTGGATTGGAAATAATGCATGGTAATATTTGGCTGCAGTTTTGCTATATGATAACCTGCAGTAACATTCTTGTTTAAATACTGATACTGTTCTACTTGTCCTTTTTGACCTTGTACCGTTTTAAAATAACGATTTTTTCTCACACAGTTTTCTCACTCCCCAACTTCTTTTCTCTGTAGACAACACAAAGATGAAATGCCAGGTGACATATTTGATCTGCTTCTCACATTCACAGACTTTCTGGCTTTCAAAGAAATGTTCTTGGAATACAGAGCTGTGAGTATATCACATTGTTTATTTTCATtggcagcagtggctgttggTTTTGTGTAGCTGAGAGTACCAAAGGTAGAGTTACTACAGTAGGTCACAGTACTTAATCAAAGGCTCCACCAGAGTCgaaagaaaaattacttcacTGAGTGGCTTTTTGAACTCAAACTGCACATTTAATAATTTCTAGAAAACATGAATGAAGCTGGCATGTGAGCAGCTCTTCAGGAACACCACACTTCTGCATCTGTGAACATTGTTTTCCAAATGAACAGAAGGGAACACTTTTTCACTCTGAGGGTCTCTGAGCACTGTCAGAGCTTCCTTGCctagagaggttgtggagtctccgtCCTTGGAGATATTCTCAAGTTGTCTGGACATGGTCCTGAGTGGCCCTGCTCGAGCATGGGGTTTGGCCCAGATGGGCTCCTTTCCCTCCTTGGCCATTCTGATTCTATAGTatctttttttgatttttttatcccTAGTCTATCCAAAACTAGCTTTTTAAGCCTCTTCCATTtgttttctcctcctctctgtGCTTAGCAAAAGTGCTAAGGTTTTTggatgaggttttttcctaGCAGAACAAAAATCAGTGCTCTCCAGTGTCTGTCCAGTCCTGTTTGACAAGGAGCAAAAGAGTCACAGTTGTGGTTATgcctctgccccttccccatccctgtgaATTTTGTGGAAATGGGGACAGGCTGAAGAGAAAGAGTCAGTCCATGtgtcagcagcaggaggagtttCAGATGGGATTTGCGGATTGGGGTGTCCTCAGAGGCAAATGACAGGAGCCAGATTTCAGTAGATCCCTGAGCCACCAGCACAGCATTCCTGACCAGATGTGAGCAAGACTCTGCTCTGACATGGACAGACAGCCCCCTCACCCCAGGGATTCCTGCACAATCTTGTTGGGCTCACATTCAATCACACATGCTCAAGTAACATGTAATTTTCTCTTGATTTGATGCAGCAAACAGAGAATGTATTGcctgtttcattttcttaaatGCTCATTCCAAAACAGCATGGAGTCAcggatttctctttttttccatgtttgtaGGAAAAAGAAGGTCGAAGTCTGGATTTAAGCAGTGCGTTAGTGGTGACTTCATTAAACCATTAAACAAGTCATTCTGAAGGGAGTTCTGTTGTATTTTAAGCAAGGTCTACTAAGATTTCAGAGGTGAAAGGCAGCGATTCCCAAGAGACAGCCAGGACAGAGGGGTGGGGATTCAGCTCCACGTGGACTCTGAGGGCGGTGGGTgtgtgggcagggccaggactgtGGGCCCCTCTCAAGGGGGTGAAATCAAAGCTTTCTGGAGTTTTATACCCTTCTACAAAATGGATGGAAGAGACTGGGAGAGGcagctttccctttcccagctctaccCAAACTTCTCCTAACGTGTCTGCCAGGATCTTAGAAGCCACCGTGGTTTGTCTGGGCGATTTTCTG
This region of Aphelocoma coerulescens isolate FSJ_1873_10779 chromosome 11, UR_Acoe_1.0, whole genome shotgun sequence genomic DNA includes:
- the ARL2BP gene encoding ADP-ribosylation factor-like protein 2-binding protein, which translates into the protein METSDGESLGVATSTTSDEFDAVVGYLEDIIMDDDFQLIQRNFLEKHYQEFDDSEENKLIYTDIFNEYISLVEKYIEEKLLDRIRGFDMVAFTVSLQQHKDEMPGDIFDLLLTFTDFLAFKEMFLEYRAEKEGRSLDLSSALVVTSLNH